The following proteins are encoded in a genomic region of Mustela erminea isolate mMusErm1 chromosome 3, mMusErm1.Pri, whole genome shotgun sequence:
- the GPRIN1 gene encoding G protein-regulated inducer of neurite outgrowth 1, giving the protein KPGAQVRLGGQLGSAEDPTWLQLLWKNSSPPAPQPTALCCPQDGSLGAGSPAMRDCCPSQQKASPAPPRHNPAPSPGMDSRHSSSSGAGEGASCSEGPGGSLACIPPQEAASKETLGAHGALISGTPDANFSEKPEPVSSVKTDPSSLENRNPLFLEKMESKSSKQADSTSTGKEAAGSLRTADPVFIVKTEPAVLGKGDPVASGRMDPVAPRKEDPGSLGKVDPVYSDKVEPVSPGKEAPLSSATSDPEFPRKEEPWCSGKELPVASEKGSVGKGDLVSLGKRVPGPSEMMDPGSLENTDSATAGKLDPASLATLTPGPSGKTGPASPGIVALGSSGRMEPTHLGMTDSLSVGSAETGSLTKEDPQFPGKMEPASSGKEDPMSMSMTKTMSAGQVDAVFSGKMEPTSLKNVDPVSSGKVGLVSLGKMDLVSSGKPEPLSPGQVTETVSSRKEDPVLSTKVDPISVGNTKTSSSGKANPELKGRLDSVPSGPGNPKFLGTVGPSSSVKADTVTERKTELLSSEKAGPMGSGMVGPTASGKADAMALGKADTVSRGKAESVPPGEVDSVSSGKVAPVSLEKTAPAPLGKGEAVPEGNMDPLPPEKGNPMNSAKVDPRASGKADLKSEGKAETKPFGQKGPASSGRAETAPLQKEKPLALEKGEPEASGNVDPIASGKVGPLIPGKAEAVPSRKAESPSSGKLGPLPVEKAEASSSSKQSDGKPCGPGPSPAGTGNGGGLLEPVPEPSAEASGLGQKDLAAAGAERSPGPEAIGPPPGPRTRDNFTKAPSWEASAPPREDAGTQAGAQACVSVAVSPMSPQDGAGGPAFSFQAAPRAPSPAPRPPSRRDAGLQVSLGAAETRSVATGPMTPQAAAPPAAPPAFPEVRVRPGSALAAAVAPQEAAEPVRDVSWDEKGMTWEVYGAAMEVEVLGMAIQKHLERQIEEHGRQGAPAPPPAARPGPGRAGSVRAAPPEGPAKRPPGLFRALLQSVRRPRCCSRAGPTAE; this is encoded by the coding sequence AAGCCTGGGGCACAAGTACGGTTAGGAGGGCAGTTGGGCAGTGCTGAAGACCCAACCTGGCTCCAGCTTCTTTGGAAGAACTCCAGCCCCCCAGCACCTCAGCCCACAGCCCTCTGCTGCCCACAGGATGggagcctgggggctgggagcccaGCCATGAGGGACTGCTGCCCCTCCCAACAGAAGGCCAGCCCTGCACCCCCTAGGCACAACCCTGCCCCAAGCCCAGGCATGGACTCTAGACACAGCAGCTccagtggggctggggaaggggcctctTGTTCTGAGGGCCCTGGCGGGAGCTTGGCCTGCATCCCTCCCCAAGAGGCAGCCAGCAAAGAGACACTGGGGGCACATGGAGCCTTGATCTCAGGGACACCAGACGCCAACTTCTCTGAGAAGCCAGAGCCTGTGTCCTCAGTGAAAACTGATCCCTCATCCTTGGAGAACAGAAATCCTTTGTTTTTGGAGAAGATGGAGTCCAAGTCTTCAAAGCAGGCAGATTCCACTTCCACAGGAAAGGAAGCTGCTGGGTCCTTGAGAACAGCAGATCCTGTGTTTATAGTAAAGACAGAGCCTGCAGTCTTGGGGAAAGGGGATCCTGTGGCTTCTGGAAGGATGGATCCTGTGGCCCCAAGAAAGGAGGATCCTGGATCCTTAGGGAAGGTAGATCCTGTGTACTCTGACAAGGTGGAACCAGTGTCCCCAGGAAAGGAGGCCCCTCTATCCTCTGCCACATCGGATCCTGAGTTCCCAAGAAAGGAGGAGCCCTGGTGCTCAGGAAAGGAGCTTCCTGTGGCCTCAGAAAAGGGATCTGTGGGAAAGGGAGATCTTGTGTCCTTGGGAAAGAGAGTTCCTGGGCCCTCAGAAATGATGGATCCTGGGTCCTTGGAAAACACAGATTCTGCAACTGCAGGAAAGCTAGATCCTGCCTCCTTGGCAACACTGACTCCAGGGCCATCAGGCAAAACTGGGCCTGCGTCTCCAGGAATAGTGGCTCTGGGGTCTTCAGGAAGGATGGAACCTACTCACTTGGGGATGACAGATTCTCTATCTGTTGGAAGTGCAGAAACTGGGTCCTTGACAAAAGAGGACCCTCAGTTCCCGGGGAAGATGGAGCCTGCCTCCTCGGGAAAGGAAGATCCCATGTCGATGAGCATGACAAAAACCATGTCTGCTGGGCAGGTGGACGCTGTATTTTCAGGAAAGATGGAACCCACATCTTTGAAAAATGTGGATCCTGTGTCTTCAGGCAAGGTGGGTCTGGTGTCTTTGGGAAAGATGGATCTCGTGTCCTCCGGAAAGCCAGAGCCCTTGTCTCCTGGGCAGGTGACAGAAACTGTCTCATCACGAAAGGAGGACCCAGTGCTCTCCACCAAGGTAGATCCCATTTCTGTGGGAAATACAAAAACATCATCTTCTGGAAAAGCGAATCCTGAATTGAAAGGAAGGTTAGACTCTGTGCCCTCAGGTCCAGGGAATCCCAAATTCTTGGGAACAGTGGGACCCTCATCCTCTGTCAAAGCTGACACAGTGACTGAGAGGAAAACAGAGCTGCTGTCCTCAGAGAAGGCAGGTCCTATGGGCTCTGGAATGGTGGGTCCCACAGCCTCAGGGAAGGCTGACGCCATGGCCTTGGGCAAGGCAGACACtgtgagcagagggaaggcagaaagTGTTCCCCCTGGAGAAGTAGACTCTGTGTCTTCTGGAAAAGTGGCCCCTGTGTCTCTAGAAAAAACAGCCCCGGCACCcttgggaaaaggagaagctgtCCCGGAGGGAAACATGGATCCTTTGCCCCCAGAGAAGGGGAATCCTATGAACTCCGCAAAGGTGGATCCCAGGGCGTCAGGGAAGGCAGATCTCAAGTCTGAGGGCAAAGCAGAAACAAAGCCCTTTGGGCAGAAGGGCCCTGCTTCATCGGGAAGGGCAGAGACTGCACCTCTGCAGAAGGAGAAGCCGCTGGCCTTGGAGAAAGGGGAGCCGGAAGCCTCAGGAAACGTAGACCCTATTGCCTCTGGGAAGGTGGGGCCTTTGATTCCAGGGAAGGCTGAGGCCGTGCCTTCAAGAAAGGCAGAGTCCCCCTCTTCCGGGAAGTTGGGTCCCCTGCCtgtggagaaggcagaggcctcctcctcctccaagcaGTCAGATGGCAAACCCTGCGGCCCAGGCCCTTCTCCCGCGGGGACCGGGAATGGTGGAGGCCTCTTGGAGCCAGTGCCAGAGCCCAGCGCAGAGGCCTCCGGCCTAGGCCAGAAAGACCTGGCGGCCGCTGGGGCCGAGAGAAGCCCCGGCCCGGAGGCCATTGGGCCCCCACCCGGGCCGCGGACTCGCGACAACTTCACTAAGGCGCCGTCGTGGGAGGCTAGCGCCCCACCGCGCGAGGACGCGGGGACGCAGGCGGGCGCCCAGGCCTGCGTGTCGGTGGCCGTGAGCCCCATGTCTCCGCAGGACGGCGCGGGCGGCCCGGCCTTCAGCTTCCAGGCGGCGCCTCGCGCGCCCAGCCCCGCGCCCAGGCCACCCTCGCGCCGGGACGCGGGCCTGCAGGTGTCGCTGGGCGCCGCCGAGACGCGCTCCGTGGCCACGGGGCCCATGACGCCGCAGGCGGCTGCGCCGCCGGCAGCGCCGCCCGCCTTTCCCGAAGTGCGGGTGCGGCCCGGCTCGGCGCTGGCGGCTGCCGTGGCGCCCCAGGAGGCGGCCGAGCCGGTGCGCGACGTGAGCTGGGACGAAAAGGGCATGACGTGGGAGGTGTACGGCGCCGCCATGGAGGTGGAGGTCCTGGGCATGGCCATCCAGAAACATCTGGAGCGACAGATCGAGGAGCACGGGCGCCAAGGggcgcccgcgccgccgcccgccgcccgcccagGCCCTGGCCGTGCAGGCTCGGTGCGTGCTGCGCCCCCCGAGGGTCCCGCCAAGCGCCCGCCTGGCCTCTTCCGAGCGCTGCTGCAGAGTGTGCGCCGGCCCAGGTGCTGCTCCCGAGCCGGACCCACGGCCGAGTGA